The DNA sequence CCTAATAACACCTTGATTCTTGAAAGCATCTTAACCATAAAAACACACTACTACTAATGATTGTGATGCTTTAACAATATTTAATAAATAATGAAAATAATTACCATATTCAACCAAAACAGCCTCAATATTACTTTATTTTAAATTAAACAATTTACGATTTTAATAAAAAAAACAGGTTATATTCAACTCTTAACTTATGGCAATATTAGCTTTAAAAAACTCCTTTTAAATTTATTCCAACCTCTTTCTATTAAAGATGGTTTATATATACCAAATTTCTTTTTCCTTTGTTTAATTGCTTCGTTGATTAATTTTTTAGAACTATTATCTTTATAAAAGCCCTTAAAAGCTTCTACCGTTGCTACTCCTCGCATACACATTTCTTCTTTATCTAAGTGACTCCAAACGCCCTGACTATGTACTCTGTAAACGCTCATATTATCATTTAAAACAAAAGCTTTTTTATCTTTAATTGCTATTAATTGCAAAGCCCAATCACCTGCTGGCACATTCTTAAAAAAAACCGGTAATTTACTTATAGCCTCTTTTCTTATTAAAAGAGTTGCAGTATTTAATAAATTACTAAAAATCAACTCCTTAAACGTAAACTCTTTAACAGGAATCAATGTTTCTCTCACAATATCATTCTTTAATTCAGAAGATTGGTGACCACAATAACTATACTCTTCATTTACCTCCAGAAAATCAACTTGTTTTTGAAGTTTTAAAGGATCTGTCCAATAATCATCGCCTTCACATATGGCAATGTATTTTCCTTTAGATTGTTCTAATACAAATACAAAATTAGGAATCATTCCTAAATTTACTTCATGATTAAAGTATTCTATTTTAACTTTAGATTTATTGGATCTAATTAAATCATTAATAACGATATTTGTATTATCAGTTGAACAATCATTTGCAATAATCAACTCGTAATCAAAATCACAATCTTGATTTAATATACCCTCAATAGCTTCCTTAATATAATTTTCATGATTATAGGTAATCATTATTACACTTACCATCATCATTAAAGAAGTTTCATAATTTTAATTTCGCCTAATAAGGAAAACATATTATTATCATTTTTATTTTAAAAATTTCTCGCCTATTTTCCTCTCTCTAATTATTTTACATGGATTCCCATAGGCTAATACATTATCAGGAATATCTCTAATAACTAAGCTCCCTGCTCCAATGACACTATTTTCTCCTATAGACAACCTGTCAAATACAGTAACACCCAATGTAATTGCTGAATATTTACCTAAAAAAACATAGCCCCCGGTCAGTGATCCTGCTGAAATACTAGCAAAAGCAGAAATTACACAATCATGTTCAACTTGTGCACCTGTGGCAAAAAAAGTAAAATCTCCTATTTTTGATTTAGGGTTAAATATACATCCAGCCATTGCTACAACACCACAACCAATTTCAACATTATTACCAATAATAACTGATGGGTGAATTGCATTAACAAATTTAAAATCAGGAACTAATTTAGTTATTTGTTCTCTCACAAAATATCTACTCCAATTGTCTCCAATTGATATAACACCACCGTAAAGATTGTATTTTTCTATTAATTCTGAAATGTTTTCTTGCCTACCTATTACAATATAACCAAATCTATATGAACCAATGTCTTGTATTGAATCAATAATTCCTACAATATTATACTTATTTTGTTTTTCTATTATATCTATAACATAATGAGCTTGATTTCCTCCTCCTATTAATACAATATTTTTCATGCTTTTTTTTATATTTTAGATTATTTTAATAATATAGATTTCAAATAAAACATAATAAACATCATCATTATAGTATAGACTTTATTAAGTTAATAATATGTGTTTGATTTGCTTCCGAGAGTTCTACAAATAATGGCAAACATAGTATACGCCTTGAAACAGAATCTGAAATAGGAATAAATTGTTGATTTATATAAGGCAATTTATTTAATGAAGGATAAAAATAACGACGAGGGAAAATACCATATTTATTTAATAATTCCTGTGTCATTAATAATTTTTCTTCACTTTCAAAAACAATAGGATAATAACTGTAATTCCATTCTGTAAATTCTCTAACTCTCAAAACTTGCAAAACTGTATTTTGAAATGCTTGATTATAAGTTTCACAAATTTTCTTTCTTTCTTTTAAAACTAACTTCATGTATGGCAAAATAGCTAACCCCATTGCCGCTTGAGGCTCACTCATTTTCCCATTAATACCTAAACCATGAAATTGTTCTAGACCATTATGCCCAAAATTATGATGAAAAAACATAGTTTCATAATACTCTGGTTTACAAAATAAAGCGCCACCTTCTCCTGTATGAAACAGTTTGGTAGCATGAAAACTACAGGTACTAACGTCTCCATATTCAAACATAGATTTTCCTTTATAGGTTACTCCAAAACAATGTGCCGCATCATAAATAACTTTTAAATTATGCTTAAATGCTATAGCTTCGATCATTTCAACATCACAAGGATTACCAAATACATGAGTTGCTAAAATAGCCGTAGTATTGGGTGTTATTGCTGCTTCAATTTTAGTTTCATCAATGGTTAAATATTCTGGATGTATATCTACAAATACAGGTGTACAACCTTCCCATACAATACTTGAAACTGTAGCAACATAACTAAATGGAGTAGTAATAATTTCATCTGTTAAACCGAATGCCTTTATTGCTATTTGTAAAGGCAAAGTACCATTAGTCATGGCTATAATACTTGTTACTCCTAAATAGTTTTTAAGTTTAGCTTCTAGTTCTTGTACTAAAACACCTCTATTGGTCATCCAGCCAGAATTCCAAGCTTTTTTTAAAACAGCTTGATATTCTTCTTGAGGTGGTAAAAATGTTTTAGTAACGTTTATCATTAAACATTATTTTTTGGTTTAGCAAAACAAATAGTTTCTTCTGCATGAATGGTATAATGCCCTATAAAAATTTCATAACCTAAATCTAATCCTAATATCCAATTGGGGATATTTATAAAGTCATCAAAACTATGATAAATAGCTATGGCTAATTTAGGTCTAAAAATTCTTATAGTTTCAATTGCTCCTTCAAGAGCCATTGATTCAGCTCCTTCAATATCCATTTTTATAAAGTCTACTGTTTTAAGTTTTTTTGATTTTACAAAATCATCTATTGAAATAGTTTTGCAACTCCCTGTTTGTCCTTTAAAGGGTTTAAATTCAACTCTGCTACCAGGTCCATTATCTTTATAATATATAATATCTTCAGATATATTAGAAACAGGATGTTGAATTAATTCAATTCTATTAAAAAATTTGGGGTTTAAAGCTAAATTAATATTAAAAAACTTTATATTATCGGGAATAAATTCAAAAGAAAACACCTTTCCTTTATTACCAGACTTATGCGCAAAATATAAAGCTGTATCTCCCCAACATGCACCAACATCTAAAACCACATCATCACTCTCAACTGCTACGACATTAGTATTTTTAATTTTATAAGCATATTGTTCTATAATAAAATCAGTAGCAACCCCTAATTGAAAAAAATATAACTGTAAATCATAACCTATTGGATTCAAATCAAATTTTTCTAAAATAAAATGTAAAAAATTAGGATTATATGTATCCTTAGGGTTTGACAATTCCTTTGCTTTTTCAATGGCTTGCCAATATGAGTCCTTGTTGAGCGGTAATTTAATTTTCCTATAGCTTAACAATCTATATGCAATCAAGTCTATAAATAATTTTTTGTCTTTTTTTGAAATATGATTCCAAATATTATTTATTCCGTTTAAATAATCTTTAACATAATCATCTGCTTTTTTGTAATAAACTCTATTTTCAGGGTAGTAACCTATCCA is a window from the Pseudalgibacter alginicilyticus genome containing:
- a CDS encoding acetyltransferase, which produces MKNIVLIGGGNQAHYVIDIIEKQNKYNIVGIIDSIQDIGSYRFGYIVIGRQENISELIEKYNLYGGVISIGDNWSRYFVREQITKLVPDFKFVNAIHPSVIIGNNVEIGCGVVAMAGCIFNPKSKIGDFTFFATGAQVEHDCVISAFASISAGSLTGGYVFLGKYSAITLGVTVFDRLSIGENSVIGAGSLVIRDIPDNVLAYGNPCKIIRERKIGEKFLK
- a CDS encoding FkbM family methyltransferase; protein product: MRTNIFKRALYKKIKRSFNNNYGIENYDEYRFGPYLAVDEVVKKDKVKLLSINYFKKNIKKWIGYYPENRVYYKKADDYVKDYLNGINNIWNHISKKDKKLFIDLIAYRLLSYRKIKLPLNKDSYWQAIEKAKELSNPKDTYNPNFLHFILEKFDLNPIGYDLQLYFFQLGVATDFIIEQYAYKIKNTNVVAVESDDVVLDVGACWGDTALYFAHKSGNKGKVFSFEFIPDNIKFFNINLALNPKFFNRIELIQHPVSNISEDIIYYKDNGPGSRVEFKPFKGQTGSCKTISIDDFVKSKKLKTVDFIKMDIEGAESMALEGAIETIRIFRPKLAIAIYHSFDDFINIPNWILGLDLGYEIFIGHYTIHAEETICFAKPKNNV
- a CDS encoding glycosyltransferase family 2 protein, yielding MMMVSVIMITYNHENYIKEAIEGILNQDCDFDYELIIANDCSTDNTNIVINDLIRSNKSKVKIEYFNHEVNLGMIPNFVFVLEQSKGKYIAICEGDDYWTDPLKLQKQVDFLEVNEEYSYCGHQSSELKNDIVRETLIPVKEFTFKELIFSNLLNTATLLIRKEAISKLPVFFKNVPAGDWALQLIAIKDKKAFVLNDNMSVYRVHSQGVWSHLDKEEMCMRGVATVEAFKGFYKDNSSKKLINEAIKQRKKKFGIYKPSLIERGWNKFKRSFLKLILP
- a CDS encoding DegT/DnrJ/EryC1/StrS family aminotransferase; this translates as MINVTKTFLPPQEEYQAVLKKAWNSGWMTNRGVLVQELEAKLKNYLGVTSIIAMTNGTLPLQIAIKAFGLTDEIITTPFSYVATVSSIVWEGCTPVFVDIHPEYLTIDETKIEAAITPNTTAILATHVFGNPCDVEMIEAIAFKHNLKVIYDAAHCFGVTYKGKSMFEYGDVSTCSFHATKLFHTGEGGALFCKPEYYETMFFHHNFGHNGLEQFHGLGINGKMSEPQAAMGLAILPYMKLVLKERKKICETYNQAFQNTVLQVLRVREFTEWNYSYYPIVFESEEKLLMTQELLNKYGIFPRRYFYPSLNKLPYINQQFIPISDSVSRRILCLPLFVELSEANQTHIINLIKSIL